A region of the Nitrospira sp. genome:
TATCAGCGAGGTCGATATCCTCAAGGCACTCGCTGCAGGACAAGACTTGACCGCACTGACTGCCGAACAGCTTATGGTACACAATCCCATTGCCGTCCACCGATCCACGCCCATTGCGGACGCGATCAAAATTATGGCAGACAAGCACCTTCTGAACCTCCCTGTCGAGGAAGACGGAACGGTGACCTATTCGGTCACGAGACACGATCTGTTACGGGCCTCTGTC
Encoded here:
- a CDS encoding CBS domain-containing protein gives rise to the protein MSTVGIPSEGFNTVGQIVGTNPVRFHSGQDGMAVTIELLSAHISGAPVVDQNGAYIGFISEVDILKALAAGQDLTALTAEQLMVHNPIAVHRSTPIADAIKIMADKHLLNLPVEEDGTVTYSVTRHDLLRASVGLAVAIED